In one window of Longimicrobium sp. DNA:
- a CDS encoding alcohol dehydrogenase catalytic domain-containing protein translates to MKAVTFAAPIPRYLVTAGAGRLNSGLYVGPHSCTRLSDAPSPALPGPDWVRIQTRMGGICGSDLGIVTLSASPSTSPFSSFPFTPGHENVGTVAELGAAVKGWGVGQRVVVNPLLSCVPRGVEPLCAGCADGHPSRCEHFTDGHLAPGMLIGTTKGLGGGWGEEFVAHQSQLVAVPDSLADEEAVLIEPLACSVQAVRANLPPAGARVLVIGSGAIGLVTVAALQALAPTADVTIVARYPFQAEQAERLGAARTVSGRGDYFEALAEISGARLLKPIIGKRIAVGGFDQVYVCVGGVRGMEDALRFTRSGGTIVLLGNSTQLNGIDWSPVWLKELTIRGSLCYSGHSHGGAGAHAFTEAAALVADGRARLAPLLTHTFRLDQLRDALLTAMDKKGSGSIKVAFRY, encoded by the coding sequence GTGAAGGCGGTCACCTTCGCGGCGCCCATCCCACGCTACCTGGTCACCGCCGGCGCCGGGCGGCTGAACTCCGGCCTGTACGTGGGGCCGCACTCCTGCACCCGCCTCTCCGACGCTCCCTCCCCCGCCCTCCCCGGCCCCGACTGGGTGCGCATCCAGACGCGGATGGGCGGCATCTGCGGAAGCGACCTCGGCATTGTGACGCTGAGCGCATCACCCTCCACCTCGCCCTTTTCGTCGTTCCCGTTCACCCCCGGTCACGAAAACGTCGGCACGGTGGCGGAGCTGGGCGCGGCGGTGAAGGGGTGGGGCGTCGGGCAGCGCGTGGTAGTGAATCCCCTGCTCTCCTGCGTCCCGCGCGGCGTCGAGCCCCTCTGCGCCGGCTGCGCGGACGGTCACCCTTCGCGTTGCGAGCACTTCACCGACGGCCACCTCGCGCCCGGGATGCTCATCGGCACCACGAAGGGCCTGGGCGGCGGCTGGGGCGAGGAGTTCGTGGCGCACCAGAGCCAGCTCGTCGCGGTGCCGGACTCGCTGGCCGACGAGGAGGCGGTGCTGATCGAGCCGCTCGCCTGCTCCGTCCAGGCCGTGCGCGCGAACCTGCCGCCCGCCGGTGCGCGCGTGCTGGTGATCGGCTCGGGCGCCATCGGCCTCGTGACCGTCGCCGCCCTCCAGGCGCTCGCCCCCACCGCGGACGTGACGATCGTGGCGCGGTACCCCTTCCAGGCCGAGCAGGCCGAGCGCCTGGGCGCCGCCCGCACCGTCAGCGGCCGCGGCGACTACTTCGAGGCGCTGGCCGAGATCTCGGGCGCACGCCTCCTCAAGCCGATTATCGGCAAGCGCATCGCGGTGGGCGGGTTCGACCAGGTGTACGTGTGCGTGGGCGGCGTGCGCGGCATGGAGGACGCGCTCCGCTTCACCCGCTCCGGCGGCACCATCGTGCTCCTGGGCAACAGCACGCAGCTCAACGGGATCGACTGGAGCCCGGTCTGGCTCAAGGAGCTGACCATCCGCGGCAGCCTCTGCTACAGCGGCCACTCCCACGGCGGCGCCGGCGCCCACGCCTTCACCGAAGCCGCCGCCCTCGTCGCCGACGGCCGCGCCCGCCTCGCCCCCCTCCTTACCCACACCTTCCGCCTCGACCAGCTCCGCGACGCCCTCCTCACCGCGATGGACAAGAAGGGGAGCGGGAGCATCAAGGTGGCGTTCCGGTACTGA
- a CDS encoding pyridoxal phosphate-dependent aminotransferase family protein, which translates to MESVSTAAVQPDRWLDEVEAPPPPRATEHDLNSFYYSSSDDVLAVLTPYNEWYDEVRPTGYFLLGQPMAAAPKPQVEVQEPIGKRRLQLLNLSSYNYLGLSYRQEVIDAAKSALDRYGLGAAGSPILSGTMEVHEELQNEIARFKGTEAAIIYPSGYSTNVGLISGLMRAGDVVIMDQNAHASCVDGAILSKADTRFFRHNQPENLEKQLKKVAGKKVLVVVEGVYSMDGDVCPLPEIVEVTKRYGARIMIDEAHSSFIYGPNGGGVAEQFGLKDEIDIHLGTFSKALGGMGGYVACSLQMKRYLDAFSRSRFFSCALSPVIAAGVLEALRIVQREPELRDRLWANVAHMRGLLAEHGVDVGESTSQIIPVMVRDDRRVMGIGRRMQESGLYVQPVKYPAVTKNRSRFRISVSAAHNFAQLERASEILVSVLRQEGILK; encoded by the coding sequence ATGGAGAGTGTGAGCACCGCCGCGGTACAGCCGGACCGCTGGCTCGATGAAGTCGAGGCTCCCCCGCCCCCGCGCGCCACGGAGCACGACCTCAACAGCTTCTACTACTCGAGCAGCGACGACGTGCTGGCGGTGCTCACGCCGTACAACGAGTGGTACGACGAGGTGCGCCCCACGGGGTACTTCCTCCTGGGCCAGCCGATGGCCGCCGCGCCGAAGCCGCAGGTGGAGGTGCAGGAGCCGATCGGCAAGCGCCGGCTGCAGCTTCTGAACCTGTCGTCGTACAACTACCTGGGGCTTTCGTACCGCCAGGAGGTGATCGACGCCGCCAAGAGCGCGCTCGACCGCTACGGCCTCGGCGCCGCGGGGTCGCCCATCCTGAGCGGCACCATGGAGGTGCACGAGGAGCTGCAGAACGAGATCGCGCGCTTCAAGGGCACCGAGGCGGCCATAATCTACCCGTCCGGCTACTCCACCAACGTCGGGCTCATCTCGGGGCTGATGCGCGCGGGCGACGTGGTCATCATGGACCAGAACGCCCACGCGAGCTGCGTAGACGGCGCCATCCTGAGCAAGGCGGACACGCGCTTCTTCCGGCACAACCAGCCGGAGAACTTGGAGAAGCAGCTCAAAAAGGTGGCCGGCAAGAAGGTGCTCGTCGTGGTGGAGGGCGTCTACTCCATGGACGGCGACGTCTGCCCCCTCCCCGAGATCGTGGAGGTGACGAAGCGATACGGCGCCCGCATCATGATCGACGAGGCGCACTCGTCCTTCATCTACGGCCCCAACGGCGGCGGGGTGGCGGAGCAGTTCGGGCTCAAGGACGAGATCGACATCCACCTGGGAACGTTCAGCAAGGCGCTGGGCGGGATGGGCGGCTACGTGGCCTGCTCGCTCCAGATGAAGCGCTACCTGGACGCCTTCTCCCGCTCGCGCTTCTTCTCGTGCGCGCTGTCGCCGGTGATCGCGGCGGGGGTGCTGGAGGCGCTCCGCATCGTGCAGCGCGAGCCGGAGCTGCGGGACCGGCTCTGGGCCAACGTCGCGCACATGCGCGGGCTGCTCGCCGAACACGGCGTGGACGTGGGCGAGTCCACCTCGCAGATCATCCCGGTCATGGTGCGCGACGACCGCCGCGTGATGGGGATCGGGCGGCGCATGCAGGAGTCCGGGCTGTACGTGCAGCCCGTGAAGTACCCCGCCGTCACCAAGAACCGCTCGCGCTTCCGCATCTCCGTATCCGCCGCCCACAACTTCGCGCAGCTCGAGCGCGCGAGCGAGATCCTGGTCTCCGTGCTTCGCCAGGAAGGAATCCTCAAATGA
- a CDS encoding acetoacetate decarboxylase family protein, which produces MSQDGTTVYVFRNAVGGFFEFPVEQARAILPRHLQPAELHHGSGILSVMAFDFSESMVGAYQEVILGILVSPRVEPGMAMPHSAFYPFLLGTTTREAREHAIERWHLPHYMRDVQMSMEPDASNGRMMVRVSDEGRPIVEMAITSHGWRDAAQLHQSFMFDEAGGFLAEITMQGALSESEEEGGYLKLYPHPMTEPLDELEEVSELPIREMWMRGGVQTFQPLRELAMTVQP; this is translated from the coding sequence ATGAGCCAGGACGGCACCACGGTCTACGTCTTCCGCAACGCGGTGGGCGGTTTCTTCGAGTTCCCGGTGGAGCAGGCCCGCGCCATCCTCCCGCGCCACCTGCAGCCGGCGGAGCTGCACCACGGCTCCGGCATCCTGTCGGTGATGGCGTTCGACTTCAGCGAGAGCATGGTGGGCGCGTACCAGGAGGTCATCCTGGGCATCCTCGTCTCGCCGCGCGTGGAGCCGGGGATGGCGATGCCGCACTCCGCCTTCTACCCCTTCCTGCTGGGCACCACCACGCGCGAGGCCCGTGAGCACGCCATCGAGCGCTGGCACCTGCCGCACTACATGCGCGACGTGCAGATGTCGATGGAGCCGGACGCGAGCAACGGCCGCATGATGGTCCGCGTGTCGGACGAGGGACGGCCGATCGTGGAGATGGCGATCACCTCGCACGGATGGCGCGACGCGGCGCAGCTTCACCAGTCGTTCATGTTCGACGAGGCGGGTGGTTTCCTGGCCGAAATCACCATGCAGGGCGCGCTGAGCGAGAGCGAGGAGGAGGGCGGCTACCTGAAGCTCTACCCCCACCCGATGACGGAGCCGCTCGACGAGCTGGAGGAGGTGAGCGAGCTGCCGATCCGCGAGATGTGGATGCGCGGCGGGGTGCAGACCTTTCAGCCGCTGCGCGAGCTCGCCATGACGGTGCAGCCGTGA
- a CDS encoding diacylglycerol kinase family protein has protein sequence MTHRVCVIANPAAGRGRGSRLLPRVKAAFAAHGVTDVRVSTGPGQEGELARRAIEDGFDTLVAVGGDGTWSNVANQILGARADVRLALLAGGTGCDFAKTTGSPAGDPEATARLAVEGPDTRVDVGRIEDRHFLNVSGFGFDIAVLEDVGRIPLLRGNALYMFSAVRQLFGYRGVDIGLTTAAGTSRGRHLMLIVANARNFGGAFAIAPGASLTDGMLDAVSILDASAARRISIFGAAIKGTHVTAPEVKVEQARAFTLDFDSPPAYETDGEYNRASSARLEITSLPAALRVVTPGVPA, from the coding sequence GTGACCCACCGGGTATGCGTCATCGCGAACCCCGCCGCCGGAAGGGGGCGGGGTTCGCGCTTGCTCCCCCGCGTGAAGGCCGCCTTCGCCGCGCACGGAGTCACCGACGTTCGGGTCAGCACGGGGCCGGGGCAGGAGGGCGAGCTGGCCCGGCGCGCCATCGAGGACGGCTTCGACACGCTGGTGGCCGTGGGCGGCGACGGCACCTGGAGCAACGTGGCGAACCAGATCCTGGGCGCGCGCGCCGACGTGCGCCTGGCGCTGCTCGCGGGCGGCACGGGGTGCGACTTCGCCAAGACGACCGGCTCCCCCGCGGGCGACCCGGAGGCCACCGCGCGCCTGGCCGTCGAGGGCCCGGACACGCGGGTGGACGTGGGCCGCATCGAGGACCGCCACTTCCTGAACGTCTCCGGCTTCGGGTTCGACATCGCCGTGCTCGAGGACGTGGGTCGCATCCCCCTGCTGCGCGGCAACGCGCTGTACATGTTCTCCGCCGTCCGCCAGCTGTTCGGCTACCGCGGCGTCGACATCGGGCTGACTACGGCCGCGGGCACCTCGCGCGGGCGGCACCTGATGCTGATCGTGGCCAACGCGCGCAACTTTGGCGGCGCCTTCGCCATCGCGCCGGGCGCGTCGCTCACCGACGGCATGTTGGACGCGGTCAGCATCCTCGACGCCTCGGCCGCGCGCCGCATCTCCATCTTCGGCGCCGCGATCAAGGGAACGCACGTCACCGCGCCCGAGGTCAAGGTGGAGCAGGCGCGCGCCTTCACCCTCGACTTCGACTCGCCCCCCGCCTACGAGACGGACGGCGAGTACAACCGCGCGAGCAGCGCGCGGCTGGAGATCACATCGCTCCCCGCGGCGCTGCGGGTGGTGACGCCGGGGGTGCCGGCGTGA